Proteins encoded together in one Bacteroides ovatus window:
- a CDS encoding cell division protein FtsQ/DivIB — translation MIKRILLSIVMLVLIAYLAVAITAFNRKPADQTCRDMELVIKDTAYAGFITKEELKGILQQKGIYPIGKKMERISTKSLERELSKHPLIDEAECYKTPSGKVCVEVTQRIPILRVMSANGQNYYLDNKGTIMPPEAKCVAHRVIVTGNVEKSFAMKDLYKFGVFLHNNKFWDAQIEQIHVLPDQNIELVPRVGDHLVYLGKLENFEDKLARLKEFYKKGLNRVGWNKYSRINLEFSNQIICTKRE, via the coding sequence ATGATTAAAAGAATCCTTCTATCCATCGTCATGCTGGTGCTCATAGCTTACCTTGCCGTAGCTATCACCGCTTTCAACCGCAAGCCTGCCGACCAGACCTGCCGTGACATGGAATTGGTTATCAAGGATACCGCATACGCCGGCTTCATCACCAAAGAAGAGCTGAAAGGTATCCTTCAGCAGAAAGGGATCTACCCCATCGGGAAGAAAATGGAACGCATCTCCACCAAGTCACTGGAACGGGAACTAAGCAAACATCCGTTGATTGACGAAGCCGAATGCTACAAAACACCCAGCGGCAAAGTGTGCGTGGAAGTGACACAACGTATTCCTATCCTCCGGGTCATGAGCGCCAACGGCCAAAACTACTACCTTGACAACAAAGGAACTATCATGCCACCGGAAGCAAAATGCGTCGCTCACCGGGTAATTGTCACCGGAAACGTAGAAAAGTCGTTTGCAATGAAGGATTTATATAAGTTTGGTGTATTTTTGCATAATAATAAATTCTGGGACGCCCAGATAGAGCAGATCCATGTGCTGCCCGACCAGAACATCGAATTGGTGCCGCGTGTGGGAGACCATCTGGTCTATCTCGGAAAACTGGAGAACTTTGAAGATAAACTGGCACGTTTGAAGGAGTTCTACAAAAAAGGACTCAACCGGGTAGGCTGGAACAAATATTCACGTATCAATCTC